The Drosophila innubila isolate TH190305 chromosome 2L unlocalized genomic scaffold, UK_Dinn_1.0 4_B_2L, whole genome shotgun sequence genome segment TGCTAAAAGCCCAGTGAAAtggcttttgttattgttattgttgtttacacTTTGATTAGCAGTCAGTTACAAGTCGCTATTTCAGTGGTTCAGTAGTTGGTTGGGCATCCAGGGATAGATTAATTTCAATCATTGCTGTACTTGTACTTGAAGTGCGGTTAAAAGTGGCCAGAACTTGATATAATTTAGCGAATActgaattttcaataattttaatcaaattcaattatgtCAAATGTCGCactgaatcaaatttaattgagtttaTGTGGGACATGCAAAAACTTTGACCACATCAATTGTCTGGTGTGCACATATGTCGTCGTTTTTTCATGGTCCAAGTTCCAGGTCAGATTAGTTAGTGCTATGTAACATATGATGATGAAGGTCAAGTTTTAGCTCAGCTataggaatttttatttaaattaaattattttaataggtTTTGcgtaaagaaaattattaatttctagACTCAttaattcgatttttattaacaaactGGTGCGAGACCAAAACATTTCCGTAGATTCGGAAAGTTTGTTGGAAAAACATTGTGAAATTCCACAAAAAACCTGAAATTATTGCTTTGAACCGAGTAGATCTTTGATTCATAATGTTGGCAGttaccatttaaaaaattcaacaaaaactgCTTAAAAAGAACAGGTTCTCCTGAATGTAATTCCCTTTGtacaaataaatgattaattaacgAAATAAGCTCGAAATAGACCTTTTACTCTACCGACAAACTATTCAATCTTGCTTTATGTCCTCATTTTCGTAATCAGTTTAGCGAAttattcaactatttttttggCGTCCGCTTCAGTCGCCAATTTTTCAATTCCCATACAATTGAATAATGCCATCATTAATCTCCACAGCATGACGCAGAAAACGATATGATTCAGGAGATTCCCATACTCTTACGTTTTTTAATAGAAACCAGTTTAGATTTTTCTTTAAGAAATaccaataacatttttattgattattttgcATGTATAGAAGTGTTATCTTCatataacttaaatataaatacaatataaagtatataataatttataaattgaaaattttctcGATTCCCGCAagcaattgtttaaaaaacgaTTTTCGATTCTTAACTTTTAAACAATGtattcccttttttttgtatattttatccATTATAGTTGCACAGTAGGGGCtgtagttttattatttggttAATAAACCTTCTTAActccaattttaaatttattgtacgTTACGATtagataataaaatcaatttaataactgacagtaacatttatattatatctTTAAACATTTGTAACTTGCATATGTAACCTTACGTTCAATATATCATTCTTTAAGctgtataaattattttttttttttgtaatttacaatacatgttttttttttttaatagtagcCCATTTTCTTccatttaacattttgccATGCAGAATTTGGCCCAGACTGTGCAAGCTTCAATTTAAGAGTTAGTTTTCTTTTGGGTTTCATAAATATTAGGGTGTCTAATATAGACAAGGATATAATGTTGGGtcaaaactatatatacatatagctAAACACACAATTATAGGttgaaaatactaaaatattattatttgtttggcGCCAATGGAGCATTTTCTTTcgatttacttttttaaatatataaatttcctGTAAATAATGCTCCAAGAGGAGAAACTGAAATCAACTGTTTTTGTATAAGGAAAAACATTTGCTTCAATCATAAATGTTCTACTGCAATTTACTCAGTCTCGTAcgcaaaatagaaaaatatttctggTATTCTGGCAATTTTGCTTCCCTcgttctttttctttttattcatCTTGTTCTGAATTTTTCAATGCTGTTTCTTGCCTAAGGTCATTTTAGAAGCCAAGCGGTGCGGCTGGTTTAGATTATGTTGTATGTCAATTAACAAATTACGCTACGTTTTTATACTTGTATAAAACTGTAGCgtagttgtaaaaaaaaatgtaaagaaatagTAAACGGCTTGTAAATTGGTATCAAGttaacagcaaataaaaaagatcttgctgtcttttttcttttgtttagtttGTTTGTAAATGGTAGTGTGACGTCATAGGCGGAAATGCACgtaaacattttgttgtagGTACAGTTGCATTGGATTATTGTAGTTACTTTCTTTGTCTTGCTTCCACTAACTTAAAATGTCTGCCCAGCAGGCGCGCAGCATCTTTACAACGGTTGTGCTAATTCTcattctattttttgttttcgtttcattttctttttgttagtttttgtttttgtctttgaCTAAATTTATATGGCATTGTGaattgctgctattgttgttgttgcagtgttaattttggcattgtttttgCCACCTGTCTGTCTCTCCTGTCCTTAAACGGTCTGCTAAATTGAGCGCTGTGTTTACACTTTGCAGCTCTGCTGCGTGGGCACAGCAGTCGACAGAGAAGGCACCTGATGCTGAACCTCGTGCTCGTGCTCGAGCTCATGCTCGTGCATCTCCTCCTCGTCCTCGCAGATACTTTCGTGATGCTTGCGGGACTCACGTTTGCGCATATAATTGATAAGCGGCCGTTTCTTGTGCTCCTTGCAGAAGGGACAATCCTTGCGCAGCTGCTTCTCCGATTTCAATTGCTTACATTTTTCTGCAATTACACAAAGAGCAAACAAgaataatgttaattaaggaaatacatacatatagaggTACGGTCACTAAATCTGTTTACTCATGGCCGCCCCAGCAAGGTTgcctctctcacactctctcctctctctctctctcatatTCTCCCTCTCTGGCTCTCTGCAGGCCTACGTGCCAATTATGTCGTGCTCACACGCTTTGCCCTTTTTTCTAGCTAATGCCGGCGCTGCTTACGTGACGTCATGCCATTAACGTCACGTAGCGTCAAACTTTTTGTGCTACAATTGACCCTGTGACATGTGTTGACACAGGGTGCTCGCTAAGCCTGCTCTCGATTAAACTACAGATTTTGATTGTGCTGTCATATGGGGCCAATTGAGcgtttaaattctttttattgattaaagcGTAGCCGGTATAAAAATAGACGTACATAAATTTAGCAAATGTACTCGGCAAATGAACGATGATAAGCGGCCTTGACTATCTGGCTATCGCAAATTATAGACCATAATTTAGTTACAAACATCTACAAAAGTCCCTATTGCGTTTCATTTATGCATAATTAGTCATATGATTGTTAACGATATTATTTTGATGTGCAGGCTTAAATAGcacactaaaaatatttacaaaggcacacatatatttttattgcgtcgcaagttttttttggttttgttttctttatttggtATGGTGGTTCCAAACACCTGCTTTGCTTACGAGTGTGGTACAGTCTACCAGGTAGATAAGTATATGTATCTTTGTGTCATTGTATATCTGTACTTGGTTTAAAATAGGGACAGCCTTGTCGACTCATAGTCTACTAAAGTTAAAGAACCTCGACAATGATTTCCTTTGTTAAAGCTTTCTTTCAATGCGGTGAAAAATAAGgaaattatttgcttattgCAACGCGATTTAAAAACCCCGCGCTTCGATGTTTCACGTGCAGTTAAATGTTCTTGTTTACTTAAACGCTTAAgtaacaaagtaaataaagctggaaagtatgtatgtattaacattcacaaatacaaatacacaacaaaaataaacgcaTGTGACAACACATGATAAGAGAAACGCAAGTTTATGCGCTTGCAACACCCTGTGAATGCCCGTGTTTCTTTCGCTTTAGTGCACGCATTGATAAACTAACACATTCTTACATTCATATGCTCGTGTGCGCAAAATTAAGGCGTGTttcacacatgcatacatacatacgtacagcAATTTCAAAAAGCTGTCgggctatttttaaattttttgcaaaaacaacaaacattgaGAACATTCACAATAACAAGCAAATGAGTTCATTTGTGTAAATACACATCTTTGTAGCTCACATGCATTTATAGTGCGTATCTTTGCAATTAATGCTTTTTACTACGATACTTattctgtatgtatgtatgaatgtactCGTTTACTTGTTTTGCTCATGTGTCTTCCCCGCACGTTATTCGAGTACGTGTCTGACAAAAAGCTGACTAACATGACGGTTCACTGCAATTTGTCAgtaaattttgacttgcatTGTGGGGATGACGCAACTGCAGCGCCGCTGTGTCAGTATGTAatgtgttaattttattaaattttgctaATTACCTTGGACTCGACTGTAAGAATCCTTGGCTGGATACGGACTTGCGCTGCTTGAGTGCTCCAGTGTGCCATACGGAAACTGCTCATAATCGCGGTAATAGCCGCTGCGCATAGAGCCACCATATGACAGCGTCGAGTCGCCAACAAATACGCCCCAAACATCcatagttgtagttgttattcgAAAGGTGTtctttgtatgtatgtgtatttatgtagGTTGCACCAAGAGTGTGGgcttgcgttgttgttgttggggttgatgttgctgttgttatatactttttattgttgctttttgcgCGCGTACGTTGTGCGAGGTCGTTTCACTTTGCctttgttttttcttgtttgcCGTCTATACGTTCTTTTGTAACGTGCAATGAACTCTGGCTATTCACATAAGCGCTTTACGTTCTTTGTCAAATAACGcgaattgttatttttttattcattcacttttatttaataccaAGTCAAGGTATAGAACCAGTTTATATGTGCattgattttaaatgcatttatctaGGAATTAATACACGGAGCTCTATCTGTTTTGCTCTTTACGTCGTCAGttgaaaactgaaactgaaagcCGAACGCTATATTACTGCATTTTTGTAGCCCAGACATCGTCTGATTGCTTCGTGCGTTGTTTTTCGACGACTTCGTGTCTCGTTTCGCGATGCGTagcattgtttttgctttgtcgACGTTTTGTTTGCTTACGTTACTTCTCTGCTGTGTTTATTATGTACGTCTACCTTACAATCTTGATCAAAGGGTATATTCTTTGGGCTTATGTAACTTGATGtacttttgttttcctttgtcTCTTCTTTCTCattaaagaaatacaaaattgaacTCGATGTTGTACTGTggggtttttatttttaaatgagtaattaaatatttaatacagatttttttgacttaaatATGGTCTATAACTTTGTACGTCATATCTTAAAGTTGGGCCATTTGTCCAATAGTTTTTCCTAGTTTATCACATCCCGTGCACTTCAAAGCTTTGGCACATGCCTCCTGTGCTACTGTCCCCACATATTGTTGTTTCTTTCCCTCTTATTCATATTAATCCGCACAGTGGTGCACAACCTAATATTACAAAaccattattaaaataagaatactTTATTTTCCACATTAATCATTCAGTCTGTCAATTAATATGTACTAATTTGGACGTggcatgaaaaatatttttatcgtATTAGTGACGTCGGAAGGTTTACTTATTAGCGTAAACTTGCTAAATCAAATGTCTGATGCATAAATTGTCACCTTAAACAAGATTGATGTCTTATAACGAAattcaaactaaaaattttgaacATACTCCTTTTGTATAACCCTAGGCAAGTATTGCCGTAGGTTTGCTAATTGACGTCTAGACTTTATGCCCATAATACATCAAAAGTTTTATAAGACTCATGAAATCGCTTAATCAAGCAAGAAAATTTTCCCATGCACTGTCAATCAATCTCTTGTTGGCTGTGCACATTtggaaaaatttgaatattaagcTTCAAAGCGGAATATGAACTTTCCACCTTTGGAAATAAGACcctaatatttatacatataatgataaattttgtatttttttttttaatgtcgaAATGTTGTTTGCCTAAGTAATGGTTAAATATCGTTATAATTATCGTAAGATTTGTGTTAATTCAAACACCTACGTCATATTGACGTATTTTAATCAAgatgtcttttttttaattttacatacCGCTTCTTTTTTAGCGGCTTTTTGTGGTTAACGTATTTTGCGTACACGACTTTTCTGTGTGATGTCGTGACAAGCTTTGAGAAGTGGGAAAGCATACTCTGGACATGCCGCAAGTTATATATAGCCAACAAATGATTCAAATAACGGGTTTAACGACGAAAATCTAGTCGAAAACcttcaaattatttcttattgattaattaaaaatacaaaaaaacacattatTGGAGTTTGCAGTGACGAAGGTGGTGCTGCCACCGACCCGGACACGTGAACGTGGCCAGAAACATGTTAAGACCGGCCCCTTAGAGGTCAGGCCCCTCTGAGGTCACCCGAAGGGCAATATATTACCAGATGTGAATCTTGTTTGCCCTTCAATTAAAACTGGCTTAccttttaaataactttataatAGAACGCATTGTGTGTGGAAAAAttctgatatatatatatatatatatatatatatatatatatatatatatatatatatatatatatatatatatatatatatatatatttatgtatatatatatcatatatatatatatatgatatatatatacataaatatatatgtatatattttttgcgatATCTTCGAGTGACTGTAGATCACTGTacgcatgcacacacacactcaaaagGTTGGGGACTCTTTGTTGCTCGCTCATTCACACTCTCCCACGCTATTGCTGCTGCGCAGTTTATGCAAGCAGAGACTCTCGTGAGTAGCGtgctcttcctctttctcgTTCTCTCCCTCTTTAATTCGATTGCTGACCCGCACTTAGAGAGTCAATCAAACAAGTGTCCATTACACATGCCTACATGTGAACGTACATActtaaacacatacatatgtacatacttatttatttggttgGCACAACTAACACTCTAGCTATCTCGCTCTTGATTGCCAGCATCGATAGCGGTTAACGGTCTTCGTTATTGCAGCCTTTGCTTTGTCtctttaaacttttaagtttATCAGAAGAGGGTTCACTATCAACACTGATAAGTTGCTATCTTTAGAGGTCATAATTCTTTTGGTGAGACCCAAAAGCATGTGgaagtttatatttattatgtatgtgtatgtatgcatatacatagatatgtactatttttatttttaataactttttatagTAACAATTCTTAATTCAATAATGAACAAATAGTTGTTTTATtccaaatacatatatacacatgtatgtatgtacattagggtgcatcgattacGATGTACGggacaacaaaaattgaaaaatggtaACACAAATTCGTAGTCTACGGTTaattctaagatatttttaccaagaatccatagtttttaaatcaattcctagtcacctctttttcagttaaaaaatatatatttttttttgaaatgttatgatttttattattagcaaATCTTTAGTGTTTTCAGTCCTATCCTGACAAAATTAGGACCAGgtctttacaaattttatagaatCAACGGAccaattgtccttaaaacataattttttatggttATTCTGTTTTACCAGATAGTATATTgacttgtttttataaaaaccataaaattagTCATTAAAGAGTAATCGATATTGtggattttaaaaaattcaaaatttagtaAGTCTTTTTATGTCAAGTTTGTAGAGTATGATTTTAAGACTAAAACAAGCCATGACTAACGTATCCATTTCTGTTTCTCTGCAGGAAAATCTTGGTGGAAATTCAAAGACAGTAATGTTGGCCACGATTTCTCCAGCGAGTCTTCATGCAGATGAAACTCTTGCCACACTGCGATACGCTTGCAAGGCGCGTTCCATTGTGAATCGGGTGAAAGTGAATGAGTCACCGCATGATAAGATCATTAGAGATCTGCGGGCTGAGGTGGATCGTCTTAAATCGCTGCGCAATGAATACGAAAGACAGCGACGTCTCTCCTCTAACAACAATCCGCCAGCGCCTCGTAAAATCATCATTGAGACATCTGTGGATGACACTGAGGTGGAGGCACTGCGTCAGCAGCTGGCAGAGCGTGAACGTGAATTGAATCGCGCCCAGAAATCGTGGATGGAGAAGCTCAAGGAGGCGGAGGATCTGCGGAAAACGGAGTTGCGTTTGTTAAAGCGCAAGGGACTCGCTATGGAACTGACTGCGGATCAGAAGCAGGCGTGTCTGGTCAATCTGGCTGCCGATCCCATGCTAAGTGGAACACTATTCTATCTGCTGCCCCCAGGGATTGTGCGCATCGGGCGTGGCCGTTTACCAGGTGCCCCAGCCAACGCACTGCCGGACATTGTGCTGGACGGTCCGCTGGTGGCTCTGCAGCATTGCACCATTGAGCACGAGCGCGCGGGGAAGCTCTTTGTCAGTCCGGGAAGCGAGGATTTCGAGACTTATGTAAATGGTGAACTTTTGGAGGAGCGACGACAGTTGTTTCATGGCAATCGTTTGGTCATTGGCGGTTCACATTATTTCCGCATATCGAATCCATTTTGCAGTCAGCGTGGCAAGGCGGAGCAGCTGCTGGTGGACTTTCAATTGGCGCATCAGGAGATCTTGCAGAAACAGGAGCAACAGCTGCGCTGTGAACTGGAGGCGGAGAAACGTGCCGCACTCACGCGGATCGAACAGGAACGCGTCCAACATGCTCGGGACTTTGAGGAGCGGCTGCAGTGCCTCAAGTTGGAGCAGTTCAAATACAAGTGCAACAGCGAAATGCTAGAAACGGAGCGTCAAGCCTTGGCCCAACAACTACAAACGCCCAGTCGGATGTCCAGTGCCTCGACGCCAGCCCAGAAATCGACATTGTTAGAAGACATACAGCGCATCATGCTCAATCCCAGCGAGGAGAGTCTGCACAAGACTCAGCTGATGGTTAAGGAGGCCACACAACGCTGTCGTCAAGTGGGATTGAAGCACTTGGAATTTCGTCAAACCCAAACACCCGATGAATTTGGATTACTTCGCACAGTGATACTCATTGTGGACAAACAGCGATCCCTGAAGGCTGAATGGCCCATAGCACGTCTTGGTGTTTGGTTGGACTTGCAACGAGATGCGACTTGCCACAATGCCAGCAATATATTTGAAAGTGTTGAGGTGGATTGGCAGCCGATGGATGCGGAATTGAATGAAACTCTCAATGACACGCACAATTCCAGTCGCATTGCCTTGAATCTGAGTGCCATGAAGGATGTGCTGCTCAAGCAACCCCTCAAGCGATTGCTCAGCAATAATACACCCCATCAGACCTCGACGCCAGCCAAGACGCCGGCAAGTGCCTCGCCCAGCAGCAAACTGGCTCAATACACCAAACGTCTGCTCACTTACGACCTGGAAGATCAACCGTCGGAgggcaacaactgcaattttCCTCTGCTGGCACAACAGGAACTCCAGATAATGCAACGTGCCGCACATCGTTTGAGGCGCCATTGCGAGCAGGCATGTCGCGAGCGGGAGAATCAAGCGGATGCCGGAGAATTGGCTAGCAATCTTCAGGATGCACTTGCTCGACTGGACAATGTGCTTCATGGCATGCACAGCTGCCTGGCGCAGTCAGCGGACTCGGCGGCGTCGGCGGCTTCAGCGACATCGCCAAGTAAAGCACAGAAAGCTGTGCGTTTCCTTATCGATTGAGATAATCTTGAGCCCGGTtctattcatattattttaaccTACATATATACGTATCACCTTTAATGCAATtgcttgtatttgtttttattcgtttctaaatatatttttgtatatttaaatttatcaatgaTTTGTTTTACTTGTTATCGGcttgagttttcacttttcttttAGTGATGTTAAATTACAGAGAAAGCTTgattttcgcggaagcgatTTTCAACTCCCTTAACTCGAGTATTTTGGCaattgattaaatcgatttttatttggcgtctattttgattctgcatgaaaattaaaaaacttaacacTGTCCTTTTATTCCGTACCTAGCTCCTTGACATGTTATCTggccccttgacactttatctaaaacttcaaactgtcataactctgCCAAAACCAAGGAATTAAACCGAATCCACTTAAgattacggtttcggttcagGTACGTTTCGAAACAATTCAATCGGTAAAAGgttatatttcagttttcttttttctgtttcGCTATCATTACCGGTACGTAGCAAACCGTTACTAACGGTACaccaaattaatttagaaaaatttaaagtgataAGGTgtcgaatttaataaaattttaatgccgaataaatgccaaaccatgaccaagatgacattccgcttgaaaatcggtaaagttttgtcaaagttatgacagttcgaagctGCTGAAGCCTCTGAtctgattttttacaaaaaaaaaaaaaagaagaaccaagtttaaagtgtcgttttttACGaaataaggagtttattaaaaggaaaaactagagatttaaaactttgaatatttcaaatttcaaaggaGGTACCCTTACTATTAACGTGGAATCATGGCTTcaaaagtcgaaaaataataaaatttttaaaaactaaacgaTGTGTTTgaacaaaacttaaaatacacacttgttattttgttttttcttttaattattttgtttgtaactttattaacacatttataaatatcttaCCACAATAATTACAATTCGTTACTCATTTTGTAACAGAATTATAATATTCTCCGCAGGGAAATAATTATAGTTTGCAATCAGGTGACCAAGTGGCCTGTAAAGCCATGTTTAATGCAATTGCATTCGTTATCTTTAAGCATTATTGACTTTTGCTTGACATTACCGCCCATCAACAATTTATACCATTTAGTTAATCACATTTCAATGTATTCATTGATTACTTTGTATACATAAGATTGTAAAGCtaacgaaacaaaaaaaaaagaacgtaACATTGTCCCCTTTATATTGAGGTTGCCTTTCTTTACAGAGAGCAtctaaaacaaacataaaacattaacaaattgtttgtgTAAATGGCGATTGTAAGGCCTTGCTGTGCATATAGACTTTGTACATAAAAGATATCaccgaaataaaaatattgagtaatttgtacaaaaataatatttaaagagaGGCATTGTGTGTTAATAAAGCGGCTCCTTTGCTCTTATTTCATCCGGAACCGTCTCCAGTTTGGTGTTCAACTGCACAACCCAATCACAAAACTGTCCATTCTTGAGATTTACAAAATCGGCTAAAAAGACATTCGCACGCGGCGATTGATTTGTTGAAAAGGGTCCAGGCAACTGTTCCAATATCCAAGGCTTGAGTTTTTGATCCACACGTTTTGCTGTTCCCTTTAACGTGACGAATACACGCAGTGCTATATAGCGTCCTGAGGGTGTTATTATACATTGGGAGACATAACCCTGTTGGGGCTGACGTGACAGCAATGAATCCGATAGAAATGATTGTAGTTTCTTAACGCTGGCCGTGTTGGGCCATGGTGTAGGCCAGGCATAACTTGGCCAGAACTCTGGTGGCAGTCCAATCGGGCAGCGTCTATAGATGAGCACCACTTGACGCTGGAGCTGAGCACAGCGTGTCAGAGAGCATTCGAGCAGGGAACCATCTGTAGTTGTGTACAATAGTTGACCAAAGAACTGAATCAGTTGGGTGTGTAGCTGCTGATGCTGGGCCACGTCCATGGCATAGAAATGCTGCAAGTCCAGGACTATCATCTCATCCGAATGCGTTTCTACAAATTGACGCAATTGCGTCAATGGCTCAAACACTTCCATGGCAAAGAGTCCATGGCAATAGTAGAATTTGTCGTCATTTTGTGCTATACGCAAATCAAAATATCGCACACCCAGATGCAGTTGCTCCAAAATACTTGATGATTGCGTTTTGGACCAGCGTCTCACAAAGCAGGGAAAGAAACGGTGCCATCGTCGTACTGCGCGCTCCGCATCTGGCGATAGCTTTGAATTGCTATTAATGCCATAGGTCATCGAATTGTGGGAACCTGCAGataattagaattaatt includes the following:
- the LOC117780318 gene encoding uncharacterized protein LOC117780318 isoform X1; its protein translation is MDVWGVFVGDSTLSYGGSMRSGYYRDYEQFPYGTLEHSSSASPYPAKDSYSRVQEKCKQLKSEKQLRKDCPFCKEHKKRPLINYMRKRESRKHHESICEDEEEMHEHELEHEHEVQHQVPSLSTAVPTQQSCKV
- the LOC117780318 gene encoding uncharacterized protein LOC117780318 isoform X3, which produces MDVWGVFVGDSTLSYGGSMRSGYYRDYEQFPYGTLEHSSSASPYPAKDSYSRVQGHKDGRLKGRCKCEPTACKCNKRKQQQQQRSLLLSQLRRRGADNLSSVILF
- the LOC117780312 gene encoding kinesin-like protein KIF14, giving the protein MSNKSTPVRQRIHQFQAHARGSMETTGSGTKTPATAATAGLRRKVLCRTPKRSAEKQTHPQTEQLLNTAFSGGIATPTPQPKPKSTALNACYTPSSLYRNPAKTTPMRQHQTPSSKSASKAKEKVDAMVESFHSISEESNMIVTVRVRPLNTLECTRASVTNVVHVHGNNELTVQSGSSADASAGVTHFFSYDQVYYSCDPDRKNYADQIAVFAGTAQPLIDTAFEGYNACLFAYGQTGSGKSYSMMGIEALDDAALDGNAPHAEAGIIPRFCHELFRRIDAVKEHLQVEVEVSYFEIYNEKIHDLLSVQHAVTAAPDTQVQRQALKVREHPIFGPYVVDLSAHSVDSYSALRNWLAVGNSQRATASTAMNDKSSRSHSIFNIVLNLTDLSSDDGMSSDTDSGTIVSLRQTRRSKISLVDLAGSERISVSGSNGERIREGVSINKSLLTLGKVIAALADTRKANGAATPNTFVPYRESVLTWLLRENLGGNSKTVMLATISPASLHADETLATLRYACKARSIVNRVKVNESPHDKIIRDLRAEVDRLKSLRNEYERQRRLSSNNNPPAPRKIIIETSVDDTEVEALRQQLAERERELNRAQKSWMEKLKEAEDLRKTELRLLKRKGLAMELTADQKQACLVNLAADPMLSGTLFYLLPPGIVRIGRGRLPGAPANALPDIVLDGPLVALQHCTIEHERAGKLFVSPGSEDFETYVNGELLEERRQLFHGNRLVIGGSHYFRISNPFCSQRGKAEQLLVDFQLAHQEILQKQEQQLRCELEAEKRAALTRIEQERVQHARDFEERLQCLKLEQFKYKCNSEMLETERQALAQQLQTPSRMSSASTPAQKSTLLEDIQRIMLNPSEESLHKTQLMVKEATQRCRQVGLKHLEFRQTQTPDEFGLLRTVILIVDKQRSLKAEWPIARLGVWLDLQRDATCHNASNIFESVEVDWQPMDAELNETLNDTHNSSRIALNLSAMKDVLLKQPLKRLLSNNTPHQTSTPAKTPASASPSSKLAQYTKRLLTYDLEDQPSEGNNCNFPLLAQQELQIMQRAAHRLRRHCEQACRERENQADAGELASNLQDALARLDNVLHGMHSCLAQSADSAASAASATSPSKAQKAVRFLID
- the LOC117780315 gene encoding PI-PLC X domain-containing protein 2, which translates into the protein MTKENWMRDLPPDLRDLSIINLAIPGSHNSMTYGINSNSKLSPDAERAVRRWHRFFPCFVRRWSKTQSSSILEQLHLGVRYFDLRIAQNDDKFYYCHGLFAMEVFEPLTQLRQFVETHSDEMIVLDLQHFYAMDVAQHQQLHTQLIQFFGQLLYTTTDGSLLECSLTRCAQLQRQVVLIYRRCPIGLPPEFWPSYAWPTPWPNTASVKKLQSFLSDSLLSRQPQQGYVSQCIITPSGRYIALRVFVTLKGTAKRVDQKLKPWILEQLPGPFSTNQSPRANVFLADFVNLKNGQFCDWVVQLNTKLETVPDEIRAKEPLY